A segment of the Streptomyces sp. P9-A2 genome:
CCGTACGCCTTGCCGCCCTGGTAGAGCGTGACGTGGCGGAGCGGCGCACCGGCGGCCCGCAGTGCGTCGAGGGTGTTGCGCAGGAGCGCGTCGTTGACCTCGATCAGCTCGGCGTCGGTCGGCTTCTCGATGTAGGCGGCGAAGACGAGGTGCGTGACGTCGCGGAGGCCGGCGAGGCCGGTCGTCGCGCTCTCGGCGTCGAGCAGGTCGACGCTGTGGTGCTGCCAGGGCGCGTCGTCGAGGGCGCGGCGGCTCACGCCGTGGACGGTCCACCCCAGCCGGCTGTACTCGCGGGCGGAGTGGCTGCCGATGAGGCCGCCGTCCCCGGCGACCAGGACGGTGCCGCCGTTCACGGGCAGGTCGGTCAGTCCGAGTCCTGGCGTGGTGGGGGTGGGGGTCGTGGTCATGGACGGGATCTCCGTTCGTGGGACGCGGCGGGTGCGGCCGGGCCTGTTGCGGTGCGGCCGGGTTCATCGCGGTGCGGCCGGCGGCGACGCTCAGGTGAAAGGCTACGACGCGGCGACGAGGGGTGGCGCAAGGTCGTCGCCGCCGCGCCCGAGCACGTCGACGCCGTGCTCCACTACGTGTTCGACAGCCTCACGCCCGAGCAGAAGCGAGCCCTCGGCGAGGCGGCGGCCCGCGTCGTCGAGGCCCTCGGCCCACCGGGCATCGCACGGGCCTGAAACCCCGGCGCTCCGCCGGAGGTGCAGGCGTGCGCGTCGGGCGCCGACGTCGTGAGCGCCGGTCGGACGCCGGGCGGAAGGCCGGGGCCTGCCGCCGGACCCTCGACTCACGGCGGGCTGTCGCTCAGCGTGCGCAGCAGCTCGGGGAGTGCGGTGCCGATCGGTTCCCGGATGACCTCGTCGGCCCGGTCGTCGTACGGAGTGGGCTCGGCGTTCATGATGATCAGCCGGGCGCCGTGGTCCGTGGCGACGCCGGCCAGACCGGCGGCGGGCTGGACCTGGAGGCTGGTGCCGACGGCGACGAAGACCTGGCAGGCCTTGGTGATGGCGAGCGCATCGTGCAGGACCACGGGGTCGAGGCGCTCACCGAACATGACCGTCGCCGATTTCAGGATGCCGCCGCACTCCAGGCACGACGGGTCGTCCTCGCCGGCCTCGACCCGGGCCAGGGCGTCCCCCATCGGCCCGCGGGCATGGCACTTCGTGCACACGGTGCTGCGAGCACTGCCGTGGAGTTCGAGGACCTTCCGGGCCGGCAGGCCGGCGAGCTGGTGCAGACCGTCCACATTCTGCGTGATCACTCTGACCGGCACACCCGACCGCTCCAGCTCGGCGATGGCCCGGTGCGCCGCGTTGGGCTCCGCCTGGAGGGTGCGGTTCTTGCGCCGCATCTGCCAGGACCGCCGCCGGATCTCCGGATCACCCATGTAGTACTCGTACGTGACGAGCTTTTCCGCCTCCGGATCCTTCCGCCACAGCCCGCCCGGGCCACGGTAGTCAGGGATGCCGGAATCGGTGGAGACGCCTGCGCCGCTCAGGAGGGCGACAAGGGGCTTGGTCATGGGCCGAGCGTAGAGCTCCTGGCTGGTTCGGAGCGAGCGCGTTTCACGAGGCCCTTGGGGGAGGGCGGAGGAGAGTGCGTCGAGGTCTCCGACGACTTCGCCGCCGCTGTCCCGGGGCGGGACGGCCGGCTCCCGCGCGGTCCGGTGCGTGTGGTCCCGGCTGTCGGCCGGGTGTCCTTCGTGTCCGCTCTCGGAAGTGGGCAGTTGGGCGGCTGACCGGGCAGGGCGACGGCCCCGCGCTCTTCTCGGATCGCGGGGCCGTCGGCCTGACCGTGCCGGCTCAGGTCACTTGGTGAGGGCCTTCTCGATGTCGGTGATGACCTTCTCCATGGCGATCGGGCCGTTGCTGCTGCTCCAGACCTGGCCGTCGACCCCGTGGTCCCGGCCTGCCTCGACGGCCTTCATCCGGGTGAAGGCCTTCTCGGAGCGGGCGGCCTCCAGTGCCTTGTCCCCCTCGGCGTTCAGCGTGGCGATGAAGACGTGGTCGGCGTCGGCCTTGGTGAGGTTCTCCAGGGACAGCGGGTCCGAGTGCGGCTGCTTGCCGAGGTCCTTGGCGATCGGCAGCGGCGACAGGCCGGCCTCCTCCAGCATCGCGGTGGGCATGTTGGCGGAGTTCATCACGATCGGGCCGCCCGGCATCCACCGCATGACGATGCCCGTGCCCTCGGCGCCGTCGCCCGCGTTCCCCGCGCGCTCGACCAGGGCGTCGATCTTCTGGTCGAGTTCGTCGGTCTTGCCCAGCGCCTCGCCGTAGGTGTCGAGGCCGGAGCGCCAGTCACCGGCGGCCGGGACGATGGTCGGCGCGATGGCGGAGAGCGTCTCGTACTGCGACTTCTCCAGGTTGGCGCCGGTGAGGATGAGGTCCGGCTCGGCCTTGAGGATCGCCTCGGTGTTGGGTTCCCGCACCGTGGCGACCAGTGGGATGTCGGCGGCCCGGTCGCTCAGATAGGCGGGAGCGCCCTCGGCGCCCCGGGCGGCGCTGGTGCCCACCGGAGTGATGCCGAGCGACAGGGCGGTGTCCAAGGAGGCGTCACTGAGGGTGACGATTCTCTTCGGTGTGCCGTCGATCTCCACCTCGCCGAAAGCCGTCTGTACGACCCGCTCGGTCCCGCCGGCCGCCGTCTTCCCTTCACTGTCACCGGAGTTGGCGGAATCCGACCCTCCGCAGGCGGCGAGGGTCATGACCAGCGGGGCAGCGGCCAGAGCGAGAGCGGCAGAGCGCAGCGAAGATCGGCTTCTGGGCATGGGTGTCTCCAGGAGAGGTGGATGCGTGGCGAAAGCAAAGTTAGGTTAACCTCACCTTTGTTGAATGTGGAAGGAGGGGTGAGGGTGACACTGCGTTCACTTGTCGTGCGCGGCCTGCTCCCCGGCGCCGGTGTCCTGCTGGCCGCGGTGATCGCGAGCCTGCTCCTGGGCGCGGGCGACGTCGGACCGGGGCGTGCCCTGTCCGCCCTGCTGGGCGGCGCCGACGGCGATGCCCGGTTCACCGTGCTCGAACTGCGGCTGCCCCGCACCCTGGTCGCCGTCGCCGTCGGTCTGGCCCTGGGGATCGCGGGAGCCCTGCTCCAGGCCGCCGCCCGCAACCCACTGGCCGAACCGGGCCTGCTCGGGGTGAGCGCGGGGGCCTCCTTCGCGGTCGTCGTCGCCCTGGTGCTCGGCGCCTCGGCCGCCACCCTCGGCCCCTACGTGGCCGTCCTCGGGGCCGGCGCCGGATGTCTGCTGGCACTGGGCGCGGCCCGCCTGCGCGGCGCAGGGGACGACCCCGTCCGCCTCGTGCTCGCCGGAGCCGCCTTCAGTGGACTGATGGCCGCCGGCTCCTCGGTGATGCTGCTCGTCGACGCCCGCGCCGCCGACGAGATCCGCTTCTGGACCATCGGATCGGTCGCCGGACGGGAACTGGCGGACCTGTGGGCCGTCGTCCCCGTCGTCGGTCTCGGGCTTCTCCTCGCCGTCCTCGTCGCCCCCGCCCTGACCGCCCTGAGTCTCGGCGACGACGTGGCCACCGGTCTCGGCCACAGACCCGGCCGGGTCAGGGCCGTCGCGGTCGCCGCCGTGGCCCTGCTGGTCGGCGGTGCCACCGCCCTGGCCGGCCCCGTCGCCTTCGTCGGACTCGTCGTCCCGTTCGCCGCACGCGCCCTGGTCGGCCCTGACCTGCGCCGGTTGCTGGCCGTCTCCGTCCTCCTCGGCCCCGCCACCGTGCTCACCGCCGATGTCGTCTCCCGGCTCGTGGCCCGCCCCTACGAGATGCCCCTCGGCGTCATGACCGCGCTGCTCGGCGCGCCCGTCCTGGTCGCCGTCGTCCGATCCCACAGGTTGCCCTCGCTGTGACAACGCACCTCGCCCCGCCCGGACCGGCGACCGAGACCAAGCCCCCGGCACCCGTCCGCCGCCCACCGCTCACCGTCCCCGGGACCTGGCGCCTGGCCGCCGGCCCCTACGCCGTCCTGATACCGCGCAAGCCGCTGCTGGGCACCGCCGCCGCCCTGGTCGTGCTGATCGCCGCGAGCGCGGTGCACCTCGCCGTCGGCGAGATCCTCGTCCACCCGCTGGACGCGCTGCGCGCCCTGTTCGGCGACGGCACCCCCCGCGACCTGCTGGTCGTCGAACGCCTGCGGCTGCCCCGCCTCCAGGCCGGCCTCGCCGTCGGCGCCGCCCTCGGCGCGGCCGGCTGCCTGATGCAGACCCTCGCCCAGAACCGGCTGGCCACCCCCGACACCGTCGGCCTCAACGACGGCGCCGCCGCCTTCGCCGTCGCCTCCGTCACCGGACTCACCACCAGCCTCCTGCCCAGCGGCGCCGCCCTGACCGGCGCCGCCACCGCCGCCGCCCTCACCCTCGCCCTCAGCGGCGGAGCCGGACGCGGAGGCTACCGCTTCCTCGTCGTGGGCCTCGGCGTCGGCGCCGTCTTCGGCGCCGTCACCAGCCTCGTCCTCGCCCGCTCGGCCGCCGACGCGGCCAACGCCGCCTACGGCTGGACCGTCGGCACCCTCAACAGCCGCGACCAGGACGCCGTGGCCCTGCTCGCCCTCGCCCTGCTCGTCGTCCTGCCGCTCGCCATGGTCCTCGGCCGCAGACTGCTCCTGCTGCGCCTGTCCGACTCCGTCGCCTCCGGTCTCGGCGTCCGGATCAAGGGCCTGCGCCTGGCCGTCATCGCCCTCGCCGTCGTCCTCGGCGGCCTCGCCGTCGCCGTCGCCGGACCGCTCGGCATGATCGCCCTCGCCGCTCCCGAGGCCGCCCGCCGCATCGCCGGGCCCCGTTCCGTCCCCGTCCTGCTCTCCGCCCTCGCCGGGGCGCTCTTCACCCTCCTCGCCGACCTGCTGGGCCGCACCGTGCTGGCCCCGCTGGAGATCCCCGTCGGCCTCGTCACCGCCGTCGTCGGCGGCCCGTACCTGCTCTGGCTGCTGCTCACCACCCGTACCAGGAGGTCCCTGTGAGCTGGGACCGGGAGCTGTCCGCGAATCCGTACCAGGAGGCCCCTGTGAACCCGGCCGAGACCGACAGCCGTCTGCGCACGCGGGACCTGCGCCTGGCCCACGGCTCCAGGGTCGTCGTCGACGGCCTCGACCTCGCGCTGCCCGAACGCCGGGTCACCGTCATCGTCGGCCCCAACGGCTGCGGCAAGTCGACCCTCCTCGGCGGGCTCGCCCGGACCCTGCCCGCGCGCGGCGGCGCCGTCCTCCTCGACGGCCGCGAACTCACCAGGATCCCCACCCGGGAGATCGCCCGCAGCATCGGCATGCTCCCTCAGTCCGCGATCGCCCCCGACGGCCTCACCGTCCGCGACCTCGTCCGCTACGGCCGCCAGCCCCACCAGGGCCTGCTGCGCCAGTGGTCCGCCGACGACGCCCGCGCCGTCGAGGAGGCGCTCACCGCCGCCGACCTGCACGACCTCGCCGACCGCCCGCTCGAGACCCTCTCCGGCGGGCAGCGCCAGCGCGCCTGGATCGCCATGGCCGTCGCCCAGGAGACCCCGATCCTCCTCCTCGACGAACCCACCTCGGCCCTCGACATGGGCCACGCCCTCGAAGTGCTCGAACTGGTCCGCTCACTGGCCGACCAGGGCCGCACCCCGGTCCTGGTCCTCCACGACCTGACCACCGCCTGCCGCTACGCCGACCACATGATCGCCCTCAAGGACGGCGCGATCGTCGCCCAGGGCCCGCCGTCCACCATCGTTTCCCCCGACCTGGTCCGGGAGCTCTACGGCGTCGAGAGCGCCATCCTCACCGACCCGCTCCACGGCACCCCGGTGATCTGCCCCCTACGCGTCACGCCCTCCGGGGCAGCCGCCTGAACACACCCCGGACATCCGTGGGACGCGTCGACGAGCCCTGTGCGCCGGGTCCTCGACGCGCCCGCCCGCATCGACGGCACGGCGGGGCCGTCGCCCTCGATGGGTGCCCCGGGGCGGGACCTCCACCTGCGTCGCCGCGTGATTCCGGGGGTGGCCGGGCCCGCCGTCAGACCGGATAGGCGTGGGTCTGGGCCGCCTTGACCGTGGCCCAGACGTCCGCGCCCGGGTGGAGGCCGAGTTCGGCGGCGGCGACCGTGGTGAGGTCGGCGGCCAGGGGGAGTTCGCCGGTGAGGGCGACGCGGATCTGGTCGCCGTGGGTCTCCATCCCGGCGACCTCGCAGTGCCAGAGGTTGCGGGCGCTGGAGCCGGTGGGGCGGTCGCGGTGGAGGGTCACGGCGCCGGGCGGGAACGCGACGAAGACCTGACCGGTGAGATCCTCGGTGGTGGTGAGTGCCGGGCCGCCGTCCAGCCGTACGGTGTGGCCCTCGGCCCGGCCGGTGTAGAGGTTCAGGCCGACGAGCTGCGCGATGTAGTCGGTGCGCGGGTGGCGGGCGATGTCCTGGGGCGTTCCCTCCTGGACGACCCTGCCGTGCTCCACGACCACCAGACGGTCGGCCAGCACCATCGCGTCGAGCGGGTCGTGCGTGACCAGGACGGCGACGGCCTCGAACGCGGCGAGATGGCGGCGGAGTTGGGCGCGTACGTCCAGGCGGGTGCGCGCGTCCAGGGCGGCGAGGGGCTCGTCGAGGAGGAGCAGCCGGGGGCTGGTGGCCAGGGCACGGGCGAGGGCCACGCGCTGCGCCTGGCCGCCGGAGAGACGGCGGGGCTTGGCGCCGGCGTGGTCCGCCAGGCCCATGCGGTCCAGCCACGCGGCGGCCGTCGCCCGTGCCTCCGTCTTCGTGGCGCTTTGGCAGCGGGGGCCGAAGGCCACGTTGTCCAGCGCCGTGAGGTGCGGGAAGAGGAGGTAGTCCTGGAAGACGACGCCCACGGGGCGGGACTCGGGCGGCACACGGTGCAACTCGGTTCCGTCCAGGTGGAGATGGCCCGTGGTGAGGGGTGTGAGGCCGGCCAGGGCGCGCAGCGCCGTGCTCTTGCCGGCGCCGTTCGGGCCGAGCAGGGCGACGACCTCGCCCGGCGCCGCGGTGAGCGCGATGTCCAGGCGGAAGGTGCCGCGGTCGACGACCAGGTGGGCGTCGAGGCCCTCGGGTTCGGGGACGCCGGGTTCGGGGGCGTCGGTGTCGTCACGGGGGAGGTCGTGCCCGGGCTTGCCGGTGTGGGTCATGACGCGGTCATCCAGCGGTCGCGCAGGCCGGCCAGCACCGCGATCGAGACGGCGAGCAGGACCACGCTGAGCGCGATGGCGGCCTCCGGGTCGCTCTGCAGGGCGAGGTAGACGGCGAGGGGCATGGTCTGGGTCCGGCCGGGAAAATTGCCGGCGAAGGTGATCGTCGCCCCGAACTCGCCCAGCGCCCGCGCCCAGGCCAGCACGGCGCCGGCGGCGATGCCGGGCGCGATCAGCGGCAGCGTGACCCGGCGGAACGCGGTGAAGCGCGACGCGCCCAGTGTGGCCGCGGCCTCCTCGTAACGGCGGTCGGCGGCACGCAGCGTGCCCTCGACACTGATGACCAGGAACGGCATCGCCACGAACGCCTCCGCGACCACGACCCCCGCCGTGGTGAACGGCAGGCTGATGCCGAACCAGGCGTCCAGCCACTGCCCGACGACGCCGTTGCGGCCCAGCGCCATGAGCAGGGCGACACCGCCCACCACCGGCGGCAGGACCAGGGGGAGGGTCACCAGCGCACGGACCAGTCCCCGGCCGGGGAATTCCGTACGGGCCAGCAGCCAGGCCAGCGGTACGCCGAGGACCAGACTCACCACCGTCGCCGCGGTGGCGCACACCAGGGAGAGCCGCAGGGCCTGCCACACGGCGGGGCTGGTCAGCTGCTCGGGCATGCTCTGCCACGGGGCCCGGGCCAGCAGCGCGAGCAGCGGCACCAGCAGGAACGCCAGTGCGAGGAGCGCGGGGAGCAGCAGGGGCAGCGGCACGCCCTGCCCGCCGCCCGCCCTCATACGGCGCCGCGGACCGGTGCCCCTACGGGTCCCCTTATGGATCCCTTTACGGGTGCCGGAGGTGTCCGCCGGGGTCACGGCGTCAGGAACCCGGCGTCCGCCAGCACCCGCCGGCCCTCGTCGGACCGCACGTAGGCGACGAACGCCTCGGCCGCCACGGCGTTCGGGGCGTCCTTGAGCAGGGCGATGGGGTAGTCGTTGACGGCCTCGGCGGCCTCGGGGAAGTCCACGCCCTCCACCTTGTCACCCGCCGCGTGCACGTCGGTCTTGTACACGAGGGCGGCGTCGGCCTCCTTCAGCCGGACCTTCGTCAGGGCGCTCTTGACGTCCTGCTCGTACGACACCGGGGTGAGCTTCAGACCGGAGGCGTCCAGCGCTGTCTGCGCGGCGGCCCCGCACGGCACCTCCTTGTCGCACAGGACGACCTTCAGTTCCGGTTCGGTCAGGTCCTTCAGTGAGGAGATACCCTCCGGGTTGCCCGGCAGGGTGGCGATCTCCAGCCGGTTGCGGACGAAGGTGGCCGGGGTGCCGGCGGCGTCCCCCGCGTCCGTGACGATCTTCATCGTCTTGGGGCTGGCGGAGGCGAAGACGTCGGCGGGGGCGCCGCTGGTGATACCGGCGGCGAGGCTGTCGCTGCCGCCGAAGTTGAACGTGACCTCGGTGCCCGGGTTCGCCTTCTCGAACCGCTCGCCCAGCGTCGTGAAGCTCTCAGTGAGGGAGGCCGCGGCGAACACGGTCACCGTGCCGGACAGCTTGCCCGAGGCGGAGCCGGACCCGGAGCCGACCTCGTCCCCGTCCCCGGACGACGAGCAGGCCGTCGCGGCCCCCAGAACCAGCAGCACGGCAGCACCGGCACCGGCCGACCGGGGCAGGCGGGTCAGGGGTGCGGGGCGGGTCATCACGGGGCTTCTCCCTCGGCCTACTGCTGTTCGCGGACCGTTCCAACAGGAACGCACGCGCTGATAATAATGCCGCAGATGCGGGCTGAGAATCTCATTTAACATCGCATCAGCTGTACACAGGTCGCGTGAAGCTCGCAGGTGCGTTTATGTTCAGCCGTCGCTCGCGATGCCTGAGACGCGAAAAGTGATAGCTCCACCTATGATAGGTGCACCTATCATTCCTGTAGAGGTGGTTCCCGATGCTCAAACCGGCGCGGCTGTTCGGACGGGACGTGGAATGGCGGGAACTGGGGGAGTTCGCTTCATCGGAGCGGCAGGGTGCGTCACTGGGGCTCGTGTACGGGCGGCGGCGGCAAGGGAAGACGCTGATGCTCGAGCTGCTGGCCAGGGAGAGAGCCGGCTTCCTGTTCGCCGCGACACAGCAGAGCGAGACGCAGAACCTGGCGGATCTGGGTGCCGCGTACGCGTCGTTCCACGGGCTGCGGCGACCGGTGGTGTTCGGCCACTGGCGGGAGGCCCTCGACGAGTTGCTGCGCATCGGCGAGGACCGGGCCGTGCCCGTGGTGATCGACGAGTTTCCGTACCTGGTTTCGGCGACTCCCGCGCTGCCCTCGTACCTGCAACAGGTGCTGAGTCCGCTGAGCCATGCCAAGGAGCACACCCGTACCCGGCTGATTCTCTGCGGCAGCGCGCTGACCACCATGGCGCAGCTGCTCGGCGGGGGTGCCCCGCTTCGAGGACGAGCGAGCATGGAGCTTGTGGTGCGTCCCTTCCGGTTCCGGGAGGCAGCCGACTTCTGGGGTGTGGCGGAGGATCCCGAAGTGGCCTTCAAGCTGCACGCGCTCATCGGCGGTACGCCCGCGTACAAGGAGATGTCCGGAGGAGCGGGGCCGGACGGTCCGGCGGACGTCGACCGGTGGGTGGCCCGTCGGCTGCTGAATCCGGCCTCGGCCATGTTCCGTGAGGGAGGACTGCTGCTGCGCGAGGAGCCCTCGATCGCGGACCCGACCTCGTACGCGGCGGTCCTGGCGGCGGTGAGCGCAGGTCATCACCGCAGGTCGGAGATCGCCGGCGCCCTGGGGCGGCCGAGCGGCTCGCTGGCGCACCTGCTCTCCGGACTCCAGGACATCGGTCTGCTGGAGCAGGGCGAGGACGCCATAAGGGACAAGCGCAGTGTCTTCCGGGTGGCTGAACCGATGGTGCGGCTGCACCAGTTGCTGATCCAGCGGCATGAGCCGGAGCTGGTGGTCGGCCGGGCCGACCAGGTGTGGCAGGAGAACGCGGACACCGTCGCCGGCAAGATCTACGGACCGCACTTCGAAGAACTGGCCCGCCAGTGGTGCTTCGAGCACGCTGGGCCCGAGACCCTCGGAGGGCGGCCGAACTGGGTGCGGCCCACCGAGATCGCCTGCCGGGAACACCGCCGTGGCCATGAACTGGATGTCGTCGTGGGGGAGTCGCCGGCGTTCGGAACGGACCGGATCACCGCGATCGGTGAGGCGAAGGGCACCCTCACCCCCGTCGGGCTGCCGCATTTGGAGCGTCTGGAGCACCTGCGAGGGCTCCTGCCCAGTGCCCGGGTCGGCGTTCTGCCCAAGCTTCTGCTCTTCGCCCGTTCCGGCTTCACCGGTGATCTCCGGCGGGAGGCGGACCGGCGCAGTGACGTCGAACTGGTCGACCTGCACCGCATGTACCGCGGGGATTGACCAACTCCCTCCGCCTGGGCTTCGGATGAGCGTGAACGGCCGCTGGTGTATGAGATACGAAAGAGCACACCCATGGTGTCCGGAGCCTTGCCAGGCCGACGGAGGTCGCCCTATTCTCGCGGTGAGAAAGCGCTTTCCCCCGGTTGTCGATTCGGACCCAGTGGAGTGAAGTCGCCGCGTCGACAGGTGACTTCACGCAGGAGCCGCCACGGGTCCGGCGAGGGAGAACGGTCGCGGTGATCCCGCGGCCGACCCGGCCGGCATGCCGACCGGGAGAGGGGACGGCGCCCGTGACACCAGCACCGCTCACAGCACCCGCAGCAGGGCAGGATCAGGGCGCCCGCAGGGCGCGATCACAGTACGGCCGCGTACGCAGTGCTCGGCCGAGCACGGCCGAGCGCGGCCGCATCCGTCCGGAGGGATGTCCGCCGGATTCGACCGCACTCTATATGACATGCCCATGCCGTTACGGTCGGCCATCGCGGCTGCCCTGACCCATGCCACCTGTCCCCGGCACGTGCAGACGAACAGGGAGAGACTCGGATGAAGAGATCAGCGGCAGTGCGCCTCAGTGCGACGCTGGCCACGGCGGCCCTCGCGGCCGCGACCGGGCTGGCGGTGTCGACGTCCTCGGCGTCGGCGGCCGTGAGCGGCAGCGCCACGGGCTACGCCACCCAGAACGGCGGGACCACCGGCGGCGCCGGCGGGCAGACCGTGCGCGCCACCACGGGCACCGCGATCCACTCGGCCCTGTGCGGCCGGGCCAGCAGCAGCACCCCGATCATCATCGAGGTCCAGGGGACCATCAACCACGGCAACACCACCAAGGTGTCCGGCAGCAGCTGCAACACCGCGGCCGGCGTG
Coding sequences within it:
- a CDS encoding SIR2 family NAD-dependent protein deacylase, translated to MTKPLVALLSGAGVSTDSGIPDYRGPGGLWRKDPEAEKLVTYEYYMGDPEIRRRSWQMRRKNRTLQAEPNAAHRAIAELERSGVPVRVITQNVDGLHQLAGLPARKVLELHGSARSTVCTKCHARGPMGDALARVEAGEDDPSCLECGGILKSATVMFGERLDPVVLHDALAITKACQVFVAVGTSLQVQPAAGLAGVATDHGARLIIMNAEPTPYDDRADEVIREPIGTALPELLRTLSDSPP
- a CDS encoding iron-siderophore ABC transporter substrate-binding protein; this translates as MPRSRSSLRSAALALAAAPLVMTLAACGGSDSANSGDSEGKTAAGGTERVVQTAFGEVEIDGTPKRIVTLSDASLDTALSLGITPVGTSAARGAEGAPAYLSDRAADIPLVATVREPNTEAILKAEPDLILTGANLEKSQYETLSAIAPTIVPAAGDWRSGLDTYGEALGKTDELDQKIDALVERAGNAGDGAEGTGIVMRWMPGGPIVMNSANMPTAMLEEAGLSPLPIAKDLGKQPHSDPLSLENLTKADADHVFIATLNAEGDKALEAARSEKAFTRMKAVEAGRDHGVDGQVWSSSNGPIAMEKVITDIEKALTK
- a CDS encoding FecCD family ABC transporter permease, whose protein sequence is MTLRSLVVRGLLPGAGVLLAAVIASLLLGAGDVGPGRALSALLGGADGDARFTVLELRLPRTLVAVAVGLALGIAGALLQAAARNPLAEPGLLGVSAGASFAVVVALVLGASAATLGPYVAVLGAGAGCLLALGAARLRGAGDDPVRLVLAGAAFSGLMAAGSSVMLLVDARAADEIRFWTIGSVAGRELADLWAVVPVVGLGLLLAVLVAPALTALSLGDDVATGLGHRPGRVRAVAVAAVALLVGGATALAGPVAFVGLVVPFAARALVGPDLRRLLAVSVLLGPATVLTADVVSRLVARPYEMPLGVMTALLGAPVLVAVVRSHRLPSL
- a CDS encoding FecCD family ABC transporter permease, whose translation is MTTHLAPPGPATETKPPAPVRRPPLTVPGTWRLAAGPYAVLIPRKPLLGTAAALVVLIAASAVHLAVGEILVHPLDALRALFGDGTPRDLLVVERLRLPRLQAGLAVGAALGAAGCLMQTLAQNRLATPDTVGLNDGAAAFAVASVTGLTTSLLPSGAALTGAATAAALTLALSGGAGRGGYRFLVVGLGVGAVFGAVTSLVLARSAADAANAAYGWTVGTLNSRDQDAVALLALALLVVLPLAMVLGRRLLLLRLSDSVASGLGVRIKGLRLAVIALAVVLGGLAVAVAGPLGMIALAAPEAARRIAGPRSVPVLLSALAGALFTLLADLLGRTVLAPLEIPVGLVTAVVGGPYLLWLLLTTRTRRSL
- a CDS encoding ABC transporter ATP-binding protein — encoded protein: MSWDRELSANPYQEAPVNPAETDSRLRTRDLRLAHGSRVVVDGLDLALPERRVTVIVGPNGCGKSTLLGGLARTLPARGGAVLLDGRELTRIPTREIARSIGMLPQSAIAPDGLTVRDLVRYGRQPHQGLLRQWSADDARAVEEALTAADLHDLADRPLETLSGGQRQRAWIAMAVAQETPILLLDEPTSALDMGHALEVLELVRSLADQGRTPVLVLHDLTTACRYADHMIALKDGAIVAQGPPSTIVSPDLVRELYGVESAILTDPLHGTPVICPLRVTPSGAAA
- a CDS encoding ABC transporter ATP-binding protein, whose translation is MTHTGKPGHDLPRDDTDAPEPGVPEPEGLDAHLVVDRGTFRLDIALTAAPGEVVALLGPNGAGKSTALRALAGLTPLTTGHLHLDGTELHRVPPESRPVGVVFQDYLLFPHLTALDNVAFGPRCQSATKTEARATAAAWLDRMGLADHAGAKPRRLSGGQAQRVALARALATSPRLLLLDEPLAALDARTRLDVRAQLRRHLAAFEAVAVLVTHDPLDAMVLADRLVVVEHGRVVQEGTPQDIARHPRTDYIAQLVGLNLYTGRAEGHTVRLDGGPALTTTEDLTGQVFVAFPPGAVTLHRDRPTGSSARNLWHCEVAGMETHGDQIRVALTGELPLAADLTTVAAAELGLHPGADVWATVKAAQTHAYPV
- the modB gene encoding molybdate ABC transporter permease subunit, with product MRAGGGQGVPLPLLLPALLALAFLLVPLLALLARAPWQSMPEQLTSPAVWQALRLSLVCATAATVVSLVLGVPLAWLLARTEFPGRGLVRALVTLPLVLPPVVGGVALLMALGRNGVVGQWLDAWFGISLPFTTAGVVVAEAFVAMPFLVISVEGTLRAADRRYEEAAATLGASRFTAFRRVTLPLIAPGIAAGAVLAWARALGEFGATITFAGNFPGRTQTMPLAVYLALQSDPEAAIALSVVLLAVSIAVLAGLRDRWMTAS
- the modA gene encoding molybdate ABC transporter substrate-binding protein, translating into MTRPAPLTRLPRSAGAGAAVLLVLGAATACSSSGDGDEVGSGSGSASGKLSGTVTVFAAASLTESFTTLGERFEKANPGTEVTFNFGGSDSLAAGITSGAPADVFASASPKTMKIVTDAGDAAGTPATFVRNRLEIATLPGNPEGISSLKDLTEPELKVVLCDKEVPCGAAAQTALDASGLKLTPVSYEQDVKSALTKVRLKEADAALVYKTDVHAAGDKVEGVDFPEAAEAVNDYPIALLKDAPNAVAAEAFVAYVRSDEGRRVLADAGFLTP
- a CDS encoding AAA family ATPase, which encodes MLKPARLFGRDVEWRELGEFASSERQGASLGLVYGRRRQGKTLMLELLARERAGFLFAATQQSETQNLADLGAAYASFHGLRRPVVFGHWREALDELLRIGEDRAVPVVIDEFPYLVSATPALPSYLQQVLSPLSHAKEHTRTRLILCGSALTTMAQLLGGGAPLRGRASMELVVRPFRFREAADFWGVAEDPEVAFKLHALIGGTPAYKEMSGGAGPDGPADVDRWVARRLLNPASAMFREGGLLLREEPSIADPTSYAAVLAAVSAGHHRRSEIAGALGRPSGSLAHLLSGLQDIGLLEQGEDAIRDKRSVFRVAEPMVRLHQLLIQRHEPELVVGRADQVWQENADTVAGKIYGPHFEELARQWCFEHAGPETLGGRPNWVRPTEIACREHRRGHELDVVVGESPAFGTDRITAIGEAKGTLTPVGLPHLERLEHLRGLLPSARVGVLPKLLLFARSGFTGDLRREADRRSDVELVDLHRMYRGD